The genomic DNA GCGAACGGAACCTTCGACTCGCACTGCTTGGCGCGCTGCTTCTTGGCGGCGCGGCGGTCGGGTTCTGAGCGAAGACGAGATTTGACGAACCCCACTGCCAGACGGCGGTGGGGTTTTTGTTTTATGACGAAACCGCGCCGCCCCGGCCCAAACCAACCATGAACACCCACCACGTCACCATCTTCGACACCACGTTGCGCGATGGCGAGCAATGCCCCGGCGCCAGCATGAACCTGCGCGAGAAGCTCGAGGTCGCCCGCCAGCTTGCCCGGCTGCGCGTGGATGTCATCGAGGCCGGATTTCCCGTCATCAGCCAGGGGGACTTCGAATCCGTCCACACCATCGCCCGCGAGATCAAGGGCCCGGTCATCGCCGGGCTCGCGCGCTGCGTGCCGAGGGACATCGATGCCGCGGGCGCCGCTGTGAAACCCGCGGGCAGGCGCGCCCGCATCCACGTCTTCCTCGGCACCTCGAAAATCCACCGCGAGCACAAGCTCGGCAAGGCGCAGAGCGAAATCCTCCGCCTCGCCGTCGAGGGCGTGCGGCGCGCCCGCGGCTTCGTGAAGGACGTGGAGTTTTCGCCCGAGGACGCCTCGCGCACGGAGCTCGACTTCCTCGTGAAGATCGTCGAGGCCGCGATCTCCGCCGGCGCCACGACGATCAACATGCCCGACACCGTCGGCTACGCGACGCCGGAGGAATACGGCCGCATGTTCCGGCACGTCATCGAGAACGCCCGCGGCGCGCGCGACGTGGTCTTCAGCGCGCATTGCCACGACGACCTCGGGCTGGCCGTGGCCAACTCGCTCGCGGCCGTGCAGAACGGCGCGCGGCAGGTCGAGGGAACCATCAACGGCATCGGCGAACGGGCCGGCAACACGGCGCTCGAGGAGTTCGTGATGGCGCTGCGCACGCGGCGCGGCTTCTTCAAGAACCTCGGGACCGGCATCAAGACGCGCGAGATCGTCAAGAGTTCGCGGCTCGTCTCGCGGATGTGCAGCTTCCTCGTCCCGCGCAACAAGGCCATCGTCGGCGAGAACGCGTTCTCGCACGGCGCGGGCATCCATCAGGACGGCATCCTCAAGAAACGCGAGACCTACGAGATCATGGATCCGCGCGACGTGGGCTGGGGCTTGACCGAGCTGCCGCTCACCAAGCACAGCGGTCGCGCCGCGCTCGCCGCGCGGCTGCGCCACCTCGGCTTCAAGATGACCGACGCGGACGTGGCGTCGATTTTCGCGCGCTTCAAGGACATCGGTGACAAGAAGAAGTTTGTTTACGACGACGACCTCGTGGCGCTCGTCGAGGGGCAGATCGCCGAGGTGCCTGAGACGTGGTCGCTCGATTACCTCAACGTCACCAGCGGCAACCACACCGTGCCCACCGCGACCGTGCGTCTCAAGCGCGCGGGCGACGGCGTGGCCGAGGACGCCGCGCTCGGGGACGGGCCCGTGGACGCCGCGCTCAAGGCCATTGACCGGCTCACCAAGACGCGCGGCAAGCTGATGGACTACTCGTTGCGCGCCGTGTCGCAGGGCAAGGACGCCCTTGGCGAGGTGACGGTGAAGGTGGACTTCGGGAACGGCGAGACGCTCACCGGAAAGGGCGCGAGCACGGACGTGATCGAGGCGAGCGCGCGCGCGTATTTGAACGCGGTGAACCGGCACTTGTGCGAGTCCCGCGCCGCGACGCCGGCTCGGGTTCCCCCCGTATTGCGTAACGCCTAAAACGTAGGATTCTCGCCGGACGTGCCCACCCGGCCATGCGCATCCTCCTCATCAATCACCACCGCCGCTTCAAGGCGTCGTGGCGATCCGTGAAATTCGCATCGGAACTTGCGCGCCGCGGCCATCAGCCCACCGTGCTTTGCATCGCCGACACGCGGAAGATTCGCGGCGCGACCATCCGGCAGGACGGCGTGGAAATTGTCGAGTCCCCCGACTTGCTCTGGGGCCGGCTGCGTTCCGGCTGGGACCTGTGGGATTGCCTGTGGAGGATGGGATTCCTGCGGCACCGCGATTTTGACCTCATCCATGCGTTCGAGAGCCGGCCGGCGACGATTCATCCCGTGCTGCGCTCGCTCCGCCGCCGCCCGGTGCCGCTCGTGATGGACTGGATTGACTGGTGGGGCCGCGGCGGGCTCATCGCCGAACAGCGGCCGTGGTGGTATCAGCAACTCCTCGGCGGCGTGGAGACGTGGTATGAGGAGCACTTCCGCACGCTTGCCGACGCGACGACCGTCATCAGCCACGGCTTGAACGACCGGGCGCAGGATCTCGGCGTGACGGCCGAGAGCATCTTCTGGATTCCGAACGGCTGCGCGCCACCGGGTCCGGTCACGGCCGGCCCCGGGGCGGACCGCGCGGAGTTCGGCCTGCCCGCGGGCGCGTTCGTCGTCGGCTTCTCCGCGCTCGACGTCACGCTCGGGCTCGACTCCGTGCTCCGCGCGATGCGCCTGCTGGCGCAGCGGCGTCCGGACGCCGTGTTGATGATGACCGGCAAACTCTCCGCCGCGATGAAGCGCCAGATTTCGGAACTCGGCGTGGCCGGTCACGTGCGCCATCTCGGCTTCGTGCGCGACGAGGATTTCCCGCGCGCGCTCGCGTGCGCGGATGTGTTCGCGGTGCCGTTTGTGGACAAGCCCGCCAACCGGGGCCGCTGGCCCGGGCGCGTGAACGAGTATTTCGTCCTCGGCAAACCGATCGTCACGAATCCCGTCGGGGAGATGAAGGCGCTGCTCTCGCGGCACGACGTTGGCCTGCTTGCCTCCGACACGCCCACGGACTTCGCGGACAAACTCGACCAGCTTGCCTCCGACGCCACGCTGCGCGCCCGCCTCGGGGCGAACGCGCGCCAGCTTGCCGCGGCCGAACTTTCGTGGCCCGTGATTGTAGACCGGCTCGAAGCCGCCTACGCTTTCGCCGCGCGCGCCCATGACTTGAAGCAAACCGCGCGCGATCCGGCCCCAACCGCATGACCATGACCATCGGGAACACGGTGTCCGTCGTCGGCCTCGGCAAGCTGGGCGCCTGCATGGCCGCGGCGATGGCCTCGCGCGGGCTCGACGTGATCGGCGTGGACGTGAACGAACGGGCGGTCCAAAGCGTGAATGCCGGGCAGTCGCCCGTGCGCGAGCCGGGTCTCGCGGAAATGATCGCGGCGCATCGCGCGCAGCTCCGTGCGACGACTTCCTTCGAGGACGCCGTGGTGCATTCCGCCGCGACGTTCGTGGTGGTGCCGACGCCGAGCGACGGGCGCGGTGCGTTCAGCCTCGCGCATGCGTCGCGGTCGTTCGAGGCCATCGGCGCGGCGCTGCGGCAGAAGCGCGGTGACCACCTTGTGGTGCTCACGAGCACGGTGCTGCCGGGCTCGACGCGGCACGGGCTGATTCCGTTGCTCGAAAAAGCCTCCGGCCGGCGCTGCGGCCCGGATTTCGGCCTGTGCTACAACCCGGAGTTCATCGCGCTCGGCAGCGTGCTTCGCGATTTCCTGAACCCGGACTTCCACCTCGTCGGCGAGTTCGACCGCGCCTCGGGCGACCGGCTCGAGGCGATCAACCGGCGCGTGTGCCTCAACGCCGCGCCGTTCCGCCGCATGAGCATCGAGAACGCGGAACTCGCGAAGATCGCGCTCAACAGCTACGTCACGCTCAAGATTTCCTTCGCGAACATGCTCGCCGATTTGTGCGAGCGCCTGCCGGGCGGGAACGTGGACGCGGTGTCGGACGCGCTCGGCCTCGACTCGCGCATCGGGCGCAAATACCTGACCGGCGGGCTGGGCTTCGGCGGGCCGTGCTTCCCGCGCGACAACGCGGCGTTGAACTTCATCGGGGAGGCGCTTGGCGCGGACTGCGCGGTCATCCGCGAGAACGACGCCTACAACCGCCGGCTCTCGGCTCGCGTTGTCGCGCGGTTGCTGCCGTGCCTCGAATCCTCGGGCGCCGTCGCCGTGCTCGGGCTCGCCTACAAGCCGCAGTCGGACGTGGTCGAGCAGTCGGCCGGCATCGCGCTCGCGCTCGCGCTGGCGGATGCGGGGCGCCAGGTGGTCGCGTTCGACCCGCTCGCGTCGGCGAATGCGCGCGCAGTCTTGAATGGCCGTGCAGAAGTTTGCGACACGGTCGCCGGCGCGCTGCGCGACGCCACGACCGTGCTCGTCGCGACGCCGGATGCGGCGTTCCGGGGCCTGCGCGCCGCCGACCTGCTCGGCGCGAAAGCGCGCGTGACCGTGGTGGATTTCTGGCGCGCGCTCGATCCCTCGCTCGGCTCGCAACCGGGCATTCGTTACATTCCCATCGGCCACGGGACGGACGTGCCGGCGGCGGAGCGCGCGCTTCGCGAACTGTGGCATCCGACGGCGGACTGAGAATTCCCAACACCCCATGGCATCCGAATTGATCGTTGTGTGCGGCGCGGGCGGGTTCATCGGCGGGCACCTGACCGGCGAATTGCTACGTCAGGGCGCGCGCGTCCGCGCGGTGGACGTGAAGCCGTTCGACGAGTGGTTCCAGAGGTTCCCGGCGGCGGAGAATCTCCAGCTCAACCTGCAGGACAAGGCCGCGTGCGGGCAGGCGGCGCGCGGGGCGCAAACGATTTACAACCTCGCGGCGGACATGGGCGGCATGGGCTTCATCGAGCACAACAAGGCGCTGTGCATGCTCTCGGTGCTCATCAACACGCACCTGCTCATGGCCGCGCGCGACGCGGGCGCGCAGCGGTTTTTCTTCGCGTCGTCGGCGTGCGTTTACAACGCCGACAAGCAGCGCGACGAGAACGTGACCGCGTTGAAGGAGGCCGACGCCTATCCCGCGATGCCCGAGGATGGCTACGGGTGGGAGAAACTTTTCAGCGAGCGGATGTGCCGTCATTACCGGGAGGACTACGGGCTCGCGACGCGCATCGCGCGCTACCACAACGTCTATGGACCGCATGGCACGTTCGATGGCGGCCGCGAGAAGGCGCCCGCGGCCATCTGCCGGAAGGTCATCACGGCGAAGCTCACCGGGCGGCACGAGATTGAAATCTGGGGCGACGGCCGGCAGACCCGCAGCTTCATGTTCATCGACGACTGTCTGAAGGGCACGCAGATGCTCACCGCGAGTGAATTTGTGGAGCCCATCAACATCGGCAGCAGCGAGCTGGTGAGCATCAACCAGCTGGTGGACATCGCCGAGTCCATCGCCGGCATCAAACTGCAGCGCAGCTACAACCTCTCCGCGCCCAAGGGCGTGAACGGCCGCAACAGCGACAACACGCTCATCCGGCAGGTCTTCGGCTGGGAGCCCGACACGCGCTTGCGCGACGGGCTGGAAGAGACTTACCGCTGGATTCACGACCAGATGGCGCGGGCGCGCTGAGCCGCGCACGCCGCTTCACCCGCGCTTGCGACTGCGCTATTGTGCGGCGCCACATGGCCGAAACCCCCACAACCAGCCCGCAAGCCGGCGGGGATTTCCAGTCCGAAGCCGCGCGCGTGTGGGCGGCGATGCCGCGCAAGGCGGTGTTCCTCGCGCTGCTCGGCGCGTGGGTCGCGCTGTTCCACTGGCAGGGCAACTCGACGCTCGGCTACGTCCGCACGCCGAGCCTGTTCTTGTGGATGGAGAATGCGTGGCGCTCGAACGCGGACGACCAGCACGGCTACTTCATCCCGCTGGTCGTGCTGGCGTTGCTGTGGTGGCGGCGCGACGAACTGCTGGCGCTGCCCAAGCGCCCGTGGTGGCCGGCGCTGGCGCTCGTGAAGCTGATGATCTCGCTGCACGCGGCGGGGTTCGTCCTGCAACAGGCGCGCGTGTCGGTGGTGGCGTTCTTCGCCGGGCTCTGGGCGATCACGGGACTCATGTGGGGCGCGGCCTGGCTTCGCGCGACTTTTTTTCCGTTTGTGATGTTCGCCTTTTGCGTGCCGATGGCGAACGTCGGCGATGCCGCGACCTTTCCGCTGCGCCTGCTGGCGACGAAGATCACGGTGGCGCTTTCGCACGTGTTCCTCGGGCTCGACGTCACGCAATCGGGCACGGCCATCGTGGACCCGGCGGGGCGCTTCCACTACGAAGTGGCGGCGGCGTGCAGCGGCATCCGGAGCCTCACGGCGATCGCGGCCATCGCGGCGGTGTATGGGTTCGTGAGATTCCGAAGGCCGTGGAAGCGCGCGGTGTTGATCCTTTCGGCGGTTCCCATCGCGGTCGCGGCGAATGTGCTGCGGCTGTTGTGCATCATCATCGCGGCCGATGCGTTCGGGCAGAAGGCGGGCAACGCCGTCCACACGAGCCCGTGGCTGAGCCTGCTGCCGTATGTGCCGGCGATGGCGGGCGTGTTCGCGTTGGGCCGCTGGCTGCGGGAGGATGGGGCCGATGGGACGGGGGGGGCCGGTGCGAGCGGCCGCCCGGCGGAACCCGCTCCTGCTGACTCGGCAGCGCCTGTGCCGGCCGGGCGCCTTGCCCTTCTTGCGGTGTCGGTGCTGGTGTTGATTGGCCTCACGTCGGCGTTCTTGCACCGACAGCGGACGAACCAGAAACTCGCCGCGCCCGGCGTGAAGCTTGTCGCCGCGCCGGTGCGCGGCGAGGGCGGACAGATCATCGCGACGAACACCGTGGCCCTGCCGGAGCGCGTGCTCGATTACACGTCCGCGCCGGTCCCGGTGCCGGCGGTCGTGCACACGATGCTTCCGAAGGACACCGTCTTCGCGCACCGCGTTTACACGGCGCGTGACGGCTTCAAGGTGGACTCGCAAGTCGTGCTGATGGGCGCCGACCGCACGAGTCTACATCAACCACAGTATTGTCTCACCGGCTCCGGGTGGCAGATTGACAGCAGCGACACAACCTCGGTGGCGATGACTCTTCCCCGCGCCTACAACCTGCCCGTGATGAGGCTCCGGCTCTCCGGCCGCTTCCGCGACGAGCGCGGCGTCCCCGTCGCGCGAGGCGGCGTGTTCGTGTATTGGTTCGTGGCCGACGGCGCGGTGACGGCGGACCATCGCGAGCGGATGTGGTCGGGCGCGCTGCAACAGTTGCGCACCGGGCTCGTGCAACGGTGGGCGTATGTGATCTGCTTCGCCTCGTGCGCGCCGGGCGCGGAGGAGGCCACCTTTGCGCGGCTCAAGGACTTTATCGCGGCCTCGGTTCCCGAGTTTCAACTTGCCGCGGGCCCGCCGTTAAATTGAGCTATCACCCGCGCGCACGCGTCTGACTCCAAGCCATGCTCCGCCGCCAGCGACAACTCCGACACCGGCTGCAACTGTTCCAGGACGCCGGCCTGTTCGCCATCGGGTTCTGGCTGGCGCATGTCATCCGTTCGCACTGGGAACTTGAGGTTTTCGGCGGCACCCGGCGCATCGGACCGTGGGAGGATTACTTCTGGCTGTTTGTGTTCACCATGCCGCTGGCGGGGTTTGTCCTGTGGACGCAGGGCTTCTACCGCCGGGCGGCGGGAGCGTCGCGCGGCCAAACGGCGTGGCTGCTGTTCAAGTCGTGCGTGCTCGCCGTGATGGGGCTCGTGCTTGTGATGTTTCTGGCGCGCGACCTGCCGTCGCGGTCGGTGCCGATCCTGTTTGGGTTCACAAGTTTCGCGCTCGTGTTCGCCAAGGAGGAGCTCCAGCGGCGCTGGGGCGCGACGAAGCTTGGCGCGGCCCAAAACCTCCGGCGGGTGATTCTCGTCGGGCCCGTGGATGAAACGGACAAGCTCGCGGCCGAGTTTCGTGGCGAAGCCGCCGAACAGGTCGAGGTGCTCGCGCGGCTCGATCCCACGACGACCCCGGTGGAGCAGCTCGCCGGCCTGCTGCACGAGCACTCGGCCAACACGGTCGTGCTCAGCGCGCGCCACACGGTGTTCGAGCACGTCGAGCGCGCCATTCAAATCTGCGAGCTGGAGGGTGTGGAGGCGTGCCTGCTGGCGGATTTTTTCCGGACACAGATTTCGCAGACGACCGCGGACGACCTGCTCGGCCGGCCCACGCTGGTGTTCCGCACGGTGCCGGAGCTTGCGTGGCAGAGCGTGGTGAAGCAGGTGGTGGACGTGGTCGGCGCGTTCGTGTTCCTCGCGGCGGCCGCGGTGCCGATGCTGGTGATCGGGCTCCTGATCCGGCTCACGTCGCGCGGCCCGGCGCTCTTCCGGCAGGCGCGCTGCGGGCTCAACGGCCAGCCATTCACGATGCTCAAGTTCCGCACGATGGAGGGCGACGCAGAGCAGCGGCAGGCGGAGCTTGCGGCCTTCAACGAGATGTCCGGCCCCGTGTTCAAGGTGAGCAACGACCCGCGCGTGACGCCGCTGGGCCGCCTGCTCCGGCGCTACAGCGTGGATGAGCTGCCGCAATTATGGAACGTGCTGCGCGGCGAGATGAGCCTCGTCGGGCCGCGGCCGCTGCCGGTGGGCGAGGTGCGGCGCTTCGACGATCCGGCGCACCGCCGGCGGCTGAGCGTGAAGCCCGGACTCACGTGCCTGTGGCAGATTCGCGGGCGCAACAACGTGAGCAGCTTCACCGAATGGGTGCGGCTCGACCTCGAATACATCGACAACTGGTCGTTGTGGCTCGACTTCAAGATTCTCGCGCGCACCGTGCCGGCGGTGCTGCTCGGGACCGGCGCGCGGTGAGGGGGAGTATTCAGCATTCAGGGTTCAGACGGTGATGGCACCGTTTCTTGCGCGTGCCCGTGACCGTCTTCTGAATACGAAAACTGTCCGCGCACCGCGTTTTCCAACTCGCGCCCACCGGGCGCGGATACATCCTCCCGCTCGCATGAGCCGCGAAGTTCCGGGCACGAACCAGAAGGCGCTTCAGGTCAATCTCGACGCAACCAGATACGGCACGTTCGTCGAGATCGGAGCCGGGCAGGAGGTGGCGCGGATGATCCGCGAGCGGCAACTGTTCGACTGCGCCGGGCCTCGCGGGTGAAGCCCCGAGGCATCAGCGCCGCGTCCGGTCGCGAGCGTGTCGCGGCCGGTTGTCCTTCGCGCGAGGCCATTCGGAGCCGGGCTTGGCGTGCCGGGCGCCACCGGGGCGCGGTTTGGAGCCCGGGCGGCCCTTTTCGCGGAGTGGCCCGGAGGTTCTCGCCGGTCGGATTTGGGTCTTCCTGCTGTCGTCCTCGGACCATTCGTGTTTCGGGCGCGGCTTGGGCACGAGCACGAGCGGGCAGCCTTCGTAGCCGAAGGTTTTCCGCAGGTGGTCGGCGAGGTTTTTCTCGTAGGGCCGCGAGAAGAGTTCGTCCCGGTTCACGAACAACAGGAAGGTTGGAGGCGCCTGCCGCACCTGGGTCGCATAGAAGAACTTGAGCCGGTGGCCCTGGGTGCTCACGGGCTGGCGGCGTTCGATGAAGTCCTGCAGCGTGCGGTTGAGCAGCGCGGTGGGGACCTTTTGCTGCAACTGGGCCGCAACGTAACGGACCGATTCCAGCAACCGGTCGAGTTGGAACCCATCCTTGGCCGACGTGAAGATGACCGGCGCGTAGTCGAGGAAGAACAGCTTCTCCTGCACCCATTCGCCGAACTCCGCCAGCGTCGTCATCCTCTTGGGCGCGGCGCGGCCGGATTTGCTCAGCCGCCGTTCGATCTCCTCCATCCGCGCCTGGCGCACCGCCTCGGCCACCAGGTCCCATTTGTTGACGACGAGGATGCACGCCTTGCGCGCGTCCACGATCTTGTCGGCGATCTTCTTGTCCTGCTCGAGCACG from Verrucomicrobiota bacterium includes the following:
- a CDS encoding glycosyltransferase family 4 protein yields the protein MRILLINHHRRFKASWRSVKFASELARRGHQPTVLCIADTRKIRGATIRQDGVEIVESPDLLWGRLRSGWDLWDCLWRMGFLRHRDFDLIHAFESRPATIHPVLRSLRRRPVPLVMDWIDWWGRGGLIAEQRPWWYQQLLGGVETWYEEHFRTLADATTVISHGLNDRAQDLGVTAESIFWIPNGCAPPGPVTAGPGADRAEFGLPAGAFVVGFSALDVTLGLDSVLRAMRLLAQRRPDAVLMMTGKLSAAMKRQISELGVAGHVRHLGFVRDEDFPRALACADVFAVPFVDKPANRGRWPGRVNEYFVLGKPIVTNPVGEMKALLSRHDVGLLASDTPTDFADKLDQLASDATLRARLGANARQLAAAELSWPVIVDRLEAAYAFAARAHDLKQTARDPAPTA
- a CDS encoding sugar transferase; the encoded protein is MLRRQRQLRHRLQLFQDAGLFAIGFWLAHVIRSHWELEVFGGTRRIGPWEDYFWLFVFTMPLAGFVLWTQGFYRRAAGASRGQTAWLLFKSCVLAVMGLVLVMFLARDLPSRSVPILFGFTSFALVFAKEELQRRWGATKLGAAQNLRRVILVGPVDETDKLAAEFRGEAAEQVEVLARLDPTTTPVEQLAGLLHEHSANTVVLSARHTVFEHVERAIQICELEGVEACLLADFFRTQISQTTADDLLGRPTLVFRTVPELAWQSVVKQVVDVVGAFVFLAAAAVPMLVIGLLIRLTSRGPALFRQARCGLNGQPFTMLKFRTMEGDAEQRQAELAAFNEMSGPVFKVSNDPRVTPLGRLLRRYSVDELPQLWNVLRGEMSLVGPRPLPVGEVRRFDDPAHRRRLSVKPGLTCLWQIRGRNNVSSFTEWVRLDLEYIDNWSLWLDFKILARTVPAVLLGTGAR
- the xrt gene encoding exosortase, with the protein product MAETPTTSPQAGGDFQSEAARVWAAMPRKAVFLALLGAWVALFHWQGNSTLGYVRTPSLFLWMENAWRSNADDQHGYFIPLVVLALLWWRRDELLALPKRPWWPALALVKLMISLHAAGFVLQQARVSVVAFFAGLWAITGLMWGAAWLRATFFPFVMFAFCVPMANVGDAATFPLRLLATKITVALSHVFLGLDVTQSGTAIVDPAGRFHYEVAAACSGIRSLTAIAAIAAVYGFVRFRRPWKRAVLILSAVPIAVAANVLRLLCIIIAADAFGQKAGNAVHTSPWLSLLPYVPAMAGVFALGRWLREDGADGTGGAGASGRPAEPAPADSAAPVPAGRLALLAVSVLVLIGLTSAFLHRQRTNQKLAAPGVKLVAAPVRGEGGQIIATNTVALPERVLDYTSAPVPVPAVVHTMLPKDTVFAHRVYTARDGFKVDSQVVLMGADRTSLHQPQYCLTGSGWQIDSSDTTSVAMTLPRAYNLPVMRLRLSGRFRDERGVPVARGGVFVYWFVADGAVTADHRERMWSGALQQLRTGLVQRWAYVICFASCAPGAEEATFARLKDFIAASVPEFQLAAGPPLN
- a CDS encoding 2-isopropylmalate synthase, whose translation is MNTHHVTIFDTTLRDGEQCPGASMNLREKLEVARQLARLRVDVIEAGFPVISQGDFESVHTIAREIKGPVIAGLARCVPRDIDAAGAAVKPAGRRARIHVFLGTSKIHREHKLGKAQSEILRLAVEGVRRARGFVKDVEFSPEDASRTELDFLVKIVEAAISAGATTINMPDTVGYATPEEYGRMFRHVIENARGARDVVFSAHCHDDLGLAVANSLAAVQNGARQVEGTINGIGERAGNTALEEFVMALRTRRGFFKNLGTGIKTREIVKSSRLVSRMCSFLVPRNKAIVGENAFSHGAGIHQDGILKKRETYEIMDPRDVGWGLTELPLTKHSGRAALAARLRHLGFKMTDADVASIFARFKDIGDKKKFVYDDDLVALVEGQIAEVPETWSLDYLNVTSGNHTVPTATVRLKRAGDGVAEDAALGDGPVDAALKAIDRLTKTRGKLMDYSLRAVSQGKDALGEVTVKVDFGNGETLTGKGASTDVIEASARAYLNAVNRHLCESRAATPARVPPVLRNA
- a CDS encoding NAD-dependent epimerase/dehydratase family protein — encoded protein: MASELIVVCGAGGFIGGHLTGELLRQGARVRAVDVKPFDEWFQRFPAAENLQLNLQDKAACGQAARGAQTIYNLAADMGGMGFIEHNKALCMLSVLINTHLLMAARDAGAQRFFFASSACVYNADKQRDENVTALKEADAYPAMPEDGYGWEKLFSERMCRHYREDYGLATRIARYHNVYGPHGTFDGGREKAPAAICRKVITAKLTGRHEIEIWGDGRQTRSFMFIDDCLKGTQMLTASEFVEPINIGSSELVSINQLVDIAESIAGIKLQRSYNLSAPKGVNGRNSDNTLIRQVFGWEPDTRLRDGLEETYRWIHDQMARAR
- a CDS encoding UDP-glucose/GDP-mannose dehydrogenase family protein; this encodes MTIGNTVSVVGLGKLGACMAAAMASRGLDVIGVDVNERAVQSVNAGQSPVREPGLAEMIAAHRAQLRATTSFEDAVVHSAATFVVVPTPSDGRGAFSLAHASRSFEAIGAALRQKRGDHLVVLTSTVLPGSTRHGLIPLLEKASGRRCGPDFGLCYNPEFIALGSVLRDFLNPDFHLVGEFDRASGDRLEAINRRVCLNAAPFRRMSIENAELAKIALNSYVTLKISFANMLADLCERLPGGNVDAVSDALGLDSRIGRKYLTGGLGFGGPCFPRDNAALNFIGEALGADCAVIRENDAYNRRLSARVVARLLPCLESSGAVAVLGLAYKPQSDVVEQSAGIALALALADAGRQVVAFDPLASANARAVLNGRAEVCDTVAGALRDATTVLVATPDAAFRGLRAADLLGAKARVTVVDFWRALDPSLGSQPGIRYIPIGHGTDVPAAERALRELWHPTAD